The following proteins come from a genomic window of Polyangiaceae bacterium:
- a CDS encoding SDR family NAD(P)-dependent oxidoreductase produces the protein MSKPLAVVVGIGPGNGEALARRFSKAGYQLALLSRSTDLSSKLAAELGDARAIACDAGDPASVERAFEEVRTLGTVETLLYNAGSGAWGSVEDITPQEFENNWRVNALGTLTSAQQVVGPMKAAGKGNIVLIGATASRRGAAGTAAFAPAKAAQRSLAESMAKHLGPAGIHVALIIIDGVVDLPRTRKRMPDKPSDFFVKPDAVAETAFQLTRQDRSAWSFEVEARPFGEKW, from the coding sequence GTGAGCAAGCCCCTGGCAGTGGTGGTGGGTATCGGCCCCGGCAACGGCGAAGCCCTCGCGCGCCGGTTTTCCAAGGCGGGCTACCAGCTCGCGCTTCTGTCGCGCAGCACGGATCTCTCGTCCAAGCTCGCGGCGGAGCTGGGGGACGCCCGGGCCATCGCCTGTGACGCGGGCGATCCCGCCTCCGTGGAGCGGGCCTTCGAAGAAGTGCGCACGCTCGGCACCGTGGAGACGCTGCTCTACAACGCCGGCTCCGGTGCCTGGGGCAGCGTGGAGGACATCACGCCTCAGGAATTCGAGAACAACTGGCGCGTGAACGCGCTGGGAACGCTCACCTCAGCGCAGCAGGTGGTCGGTCCCATGAAAGCGGCCGGCAAGGGCAACATCGTGCTCATCGGCGCCACGGCCTCCCGCCGCGGAGCTGCCGGAACCGCGGCCTTCGCTCCCGCCAAGGCCGCACAGCGCTCCCTCGCCGAGTCCATGGCGAAGCACCTAGGGCCCGCGGGCATTCACGTCGCCCTGATCATCATCGACGGCGTGGTGGATCTGCCCCGCACACGAAAACGCATGCCCGACAAACCGAGCGACTTCTTCGTGAAGCCGGACGCCGTCGCAGAGACGGCGTTCCAGCTCACGCGGCAAGATCGCTCGGCGTGGTCCTTCGAGGTGGAGGCACGCCCCTTCGGCGAGAAGTGGTGA
- a CDS encoding pirin family protein, whose translation MTTNAVLQTVPLGFPWGTVDPFLFCVHHDDAYPAGNDKLGPAVSLAGRQLGMDFEVRDGFRMYHGHVVPGFPQHPHRGFETVTIVRRGLIDHSDSLGAAARFGRGDVQWLTAGGGIVHSEMFPLLDKSGPNPVELFQIWLNLPAEDKLVEPHFAMLWGDEIPHVMSTDGKTEITVVAGELDGRRAPSPPPRSWAARKDTDVAIWTIRMDAGASWTLPPAGHEDTLRTLYFFAGPSLRIGERKLDEHLAALVRADAPITLEAGDGECELLLLQGRPIAEPVVQHGPFVMNSRQEIQQAMQDYRRTGFGGWPWPSDDPVHGTDGVRFAKHADGKIEKKEGDAA comes from the coding sequence ATGACGACGAACGCGGTACTGCAGACCGTACCCCTCGGCTTTCCCTGGGGAACGGTGGATCCGTTCCTGTTCTGCGTGCATCACGACGACGCCTACCCGGCGGGTAACGACAAGCTCGGTCCCGCGGTGTCGCTCGCGGGGCGGCAGCTCGGGATGGACTTCGAGGTGCGTGACGGTTTCCGCATGTACCACGGACACGTGGTGCCCGGCTTTCCGCAGCACCCGCATCGCGGCTTCGAGACCGTGACCATCGTCCGGCGCGGGCTCATCGATCACTCGGACTCGCTGGGCGCGGCGGCGCGCTTCGGCCGGGGAGACGTGCAATGGCTCACGGCAGGCGGCGGCATCGTGCACTCGGAGATGTTCCCGCTGCTCGACAAGAGCGGGCCGAACCCGGTGGAGCTGTTTCAGATCTGGCTGAACCTGCCGGCGGAAGACAAGCTGGTGGAGCCGCACTTCGCGATGCTGTGGGGTGACGAGATCCCGCACGTGATGTCCACGGACGGCAAGACGGAGATCACCGTGGTGGCGGGAGAGCTCGACGGCCGGCGCGCACCGAGCCCGCCCCCGCGCTCGTGGGCCGCGCGCAAGGACACGGACGTGGCCATCTGGACCATTCGCATGGACGCCGGCGCAAGCTGGACGCTGCCGCCGGCAGGTCACGAAGACACGCTCCGCACGCTGTATTTCTTCGCCGGCCCCTCCCTCCGCATCGGCGAGCGGAAGCTCGACGAACACCTCGCTGCCCTGGTGCGTGCGGACGCGCCCATCACCCTGGAAGCGGGAGATGGCGAGTGCGAGCTCCTGCTCCTGCAGGGGCGCCCCATCGCGGAGCCCGTGGTGCAGCACGGCCCCTTCGTGATGAACAGCCGCCAGGAGATCCAACAGGCGATGCAGGACTACCGGCGCACGGGCTTCGGCGGTTGGCCTTGGCCGAGCGACGATCCCGTCCACGGCACGGACGGCGTGCGCTTCGCCAAGCACGCGGACGGCAAGATCGAAAAGAAGGAAGGAGACGCAGCGTGA
- a CDS encoding alpha/beta fold hydrolase, producing the protein MESVVAVRDLELFVTERGEGDALVLLHGMTGSHADWELVFDLDELARSYRVLALDARGHGRSTNPSGRFSHREGARDLLALLDTLGVERYYGIGLSLGANTLLHAAIAAPERAAGLVLVAATTHFPEQARAIMRSVNPDAMSESEWQTMRARHPRGDAQIRALWQHARDFADSTDDMNLSAADLAEVIAPTLVVNGDRDPLYPVEISVSLFRGLPRASLFVIPGGGHGPIFEEFREAFARAALAFLRTA; encoded by the coding sequence ATGGAATCAGTCGTTGCCGTTCGCGATCTCGAGCTGTTCGTAACGGAGCGTGGCGAGGGCGATGCCCTCGTGCTGCTCCACGGAATGACGGGGTCCCACGCCGACTGGGAGCTGGTGTTCGATCTCGACGAGCTCGCCAGGAGCTACCGCGTGCTGGCGCTGGATGCTCGCGGGCACGGCCGCTCGACGAACCCGAGCGGCAGGTTCAGTCATCGCGAGGGCGCCCGCGACTTGCTCGCGCTGCTCGATACCCTGGGCGTCGAGCGCTACTACGGCATCGGCCTCAGCCTCGGCGCCAACACCTTGCTGCACGCGGCGATTGCCGCCCCGGAGCGCGCCGCCGGTTTGGTGTTGGTGGCCGCCACCACGCACTTTCCCGAGCAGGCCCGCGCCATCATGCGCTCGGTGAACCCCGACGCCATGTCGGAGAGCGAGTGGCAGACGATGCGTGCGCGCCACCCGCGAGGCGACGCTCAGATCCGCGCCCTGTGGCAGCACGCCCGCGACTTCGCCGACAGCACCGACGACATGAACCTGAGCGCGGCAGATCTCGCCGAGGTCATCGCGCCGACGCTGGTCGTCAACGGCGACCGCGATCCGCTCTACCCCGTCGAAATCTCCGTGAGTCTGTTTCGCGGTCTTCCGCGGGCGTCGCTGTTCGTGATTCCCGGCGGCGGGCACGGCCCCATCTTCGAGGAGTTTCGCGAAGCGTTTGCCCGCGCCGCCCTCGCATTCCTACGGACCGCGTAG
- a CDS encoding SUMF1/EgtB/PvdO family nonheme iron enzyme: MALKRGAVVLRLAAASVAAFGFAACVVSFDGYELAADGAAGSGGDTDASAGGVGATGGESGSGGVGNTGGAAGSGATGGSAGTAGTGGSAGTGATGGTAGTAGAGGTAGTGGTAGTGGTAGTGGTAGTGGTAGTGGTGGVAGACPTTGVDGPALVKVELAGGGFYCIDSTEVTQQQYSAWLGSSPSTSGQPAGCGTNSSFVPNCSEYNPVNKAGHPVLCVDWCDAYAYCKAAGKRLCGKIGGGSVTPANASNASVSQWYNACSAGGTKLYPYGNAYDFGSKCNDLDYNASATLPTGGQAFCQGGYPNLFDMSGNVREWEDDCDTSDQCAQRGGGYLDWDKSSPSAKCTSAELAPRMNKSNERGFRCCWDGT, encoded by the coding sequence ATGGCCCTGAAACGCGGTGCTGTGGTGCTCCGACTCGCGGCGGCTTCGGTCGCCGCGTTCGGTTTTGCGGCGTGCGTGGTGTCCTTCGATGGCTACGAGCTGGCGGCCGACGGCGCTGCCGGCTCTGGGGGCGACACAGACGCATCTGCGGGGGGTGTAGGGGCGACGGGGGGTGAGAGCGGCAGCGGCGGTGTCGGGAACACGGGTGGCGCCGCAGGATCAGGTGCGACCGGCGGCAGCGCGGGAACTGCCGGCACGGGCGGCAGCGCCGGAACGGGAGCTACGGGCGGAACCGCGGGCACGGCAGGCGCTGGCGGCACTGCGGGAACGGGCGGAACCGCGGGAACGGGCGGAACCGCGGGAACGGGCGGAACCGCGGGAACGGGCGGAACCGCGGGAACGGGCGGAACCGGCGGCGTCGCTGGCGCGTGTCCGACGACCGGAGTGGACGGCCCGGCGCTCGTGAAGGTCGAGCTCGCCGGCGGGGGCTTCTACTGCATTGATTCCACCGAGGTAACTCAGCAACAGTACTCCGCCTGGCTGGGTAGCAGTCCAAGCACCTCGGGACAGCCCGCTGGTTGCGGTACCAACAGCAGCTTCGTGCCGAATTGCTCCGAGTACAACCCGGTGAACAAGGCCGGACATCCCGTGCTGTGCGTGGATTGGTGCGACGCCTACGCCTACTGCAAGGCAGCAGGCAAGCGCCTGTGCGGCAAGATCGGGGGTGGAAGTGTGACCCCAGCGAACGCTTCCAACGCCAGCGTCAGCCAGTGGTACAACGCCTGCTCCGCGGGGGGCACCAAGCTGTATCCGTATGGCAACGCCTACGACTTCGGCTCCAAGTGCAACGACCTAGACTACAACGCTTCGGCGACCCTACCAACGGGTGGCCAAGCGTTCTGCCAGGGTGGATACCCGAACCTGTTCGACATGAGTGGGAACGTCCGGGAGTGGGAAGACGACTGTGACACTTCGGATCAGTGCGCCCAGCGCGGCGGAGGCTATCTCGATTGGGACAAGTCCTCGCCATCCGCCAAGTGCACCTCCGCAGAGCTCGCCCCGCGCATGAACAAGAGCAATGAACGGGGCTTCCGCTGCTGTTGGGACGGGACTTGA
- a CDS encoding protein kinase, with protein sequence MAISDSVSERAKTRVGSTLCGKWSLDRVLGVGGMATVYAATHRNHARAAIKILHPEIALDAEVTPRFLREGYVANMVDHPGTVKVLDDDVDETGAPFLVMELLEGETLEARWARKGEKLPVSEVLALTIRVLDVLASAHDKGIVHRDLKPENLFLTTSGELKVLDFGIARLREMSSSASQTRTGSLLGTPAFMAPEQARGRWDDVDARTDIWAVGATVFTLLTGRFVFEAETVQEQLIMAATAKAPPIGSLVPEIPPELGEIIDRALSFDRFQRWPDARSMQSALRDTLATPDGEARLTLPLPSSPGLSESTTLIAPADVTSAITGRSYTTARPVTNAVESITGVRKRSRGIVVAAAALALFLIGGVVVWRVTGTEAKVVAAPPEPAPTVVVTVIKTAETAPPVASTPAPPTSASSKPAPAVKKQPPTVKVRPPTVKNPPPANPTPPAALTQKPPSTNPFDRRL encoded by the coding sequence ATGGCCATTAGCGATTCAGTCAGCGAGCGCGCCAAGACGCGCGTCGGCTCCACCCTCTGCGGCAAGTGGAGCCTGGATCGCGTGCTGGGCGTCGGCGGCATGGCCACCGTGTATGCCGCCACTCATCGCAACCACGCCCGGGCGGCGATCAAGATCCTACACCCGGAGATCGCCCTCGACGCGGAAGTGACGCCGCGGTTCCTGCGCGAGGGCTACGTCGCCAACATGGTGGACCACCCCGGCACCGTGAAGGTGCTGGACGACGACGTCGACGAGACCGGAGCTCCGTTCTTGGTGATGGAGCTGCTGGAGGGGGAAACGCTGGAGGCCCGCTGGGCGCGCAAGGGTGAGAAGCTGCCGGTGTCGGAGGTGCTGGCGCTCACCATTCGCGTGTTGGACGTGCTGGCATCGGCGCACGACAAGGGCATCGTTCATCGCGACCTCAAGCCCGAAAACCTGTTCCTCACCACGTCCGGCGAGCTCAAGGTGCTGGATTTCGGCATTGCGCGCTTGCGAGAGATGTCCTCGAGCGCCTCCCAGACGCGAACGGGATCCTTGTTGGGAACGCCCGCGTTCATGGCGCCGGAGCAAGCTCGCGGTCGTTGGGACGACGTGGATGCGCGGACGGACATCTGGGCCGTGGGCGCTACGGTTTTCACGCTGCTCACCGGGCGCTTCGTGTTCGAGGCAGAGACGGTGCAGGAGCAGCTGATCATGGCGGCAACCGCGAAGGCGCCGCCGATTGGCAGCTTGGTGCCGGAGATCCCGCCGGAGCTCGGCGAGATCATCGACCGTGCTCTGAGCTTCGATCGCTTCCAGCGCTGGCCGGATGCGCGATCCATGCAGAGCGCGTTGCGTGACACGCTGGCAACGCCGGACGGCGAGGCTCGGCTCACGCTGCCGTTGCCGTCGTCGCCGGGGCTCAGCGAGTCGACCACGCTGATCGCGCCGGCGGACGTGACCAGTGCCATTACCGGTCGCAGCTACACCACCGCGCGGCCGGTGACCAACGCGGTGGAGTCCATCACGGGGGTGCGGAAGCGTTCCCGTGGCATCGTCGTCGCTGCGGCTGCCTTGGCGCTGTTCCTGATCGGTGGAGTGGTGGTGTGGCGAGTCACCGGCACCGAGGCGAAGGTGGTGGCGGCGCCGCCGGAGCCCGCCCCCACGGTGGTGGTCACGGTGATCAAGACCGCTGAAACGGCGCCTCCCGTGGCGTCCACCCCTGCTCCGCCGACCTCTGCCTCGTCAAAGCCGGCGCCCGCCGTGAAGAAGCAGCCGCCCACGGTGAAGGTGCGGCCGCCCACCGTGAAGAACCCGCCGCCGGCCAACCCCACGCCTCCCGCAGCGCTCACTCAGAAGCCCCCGAGCACGAATCCTTTCGATCGTCGCTTGTGA
- a CDS encoding PEGA domain-containing protein, which translates to MKRFGWALAVMLLSASAGAAGRDPAAAEALFRQGREAVTTGDYKLACEKFHESNRLDPAAGTVLNIADCEEKLGHLATAWTLFRQVAEQLPPTDERQGIAKGRAAALEPRLPKLSLRLSPDAPAGAKVYRDGVVLGAASLDTLLPVDPGKHVLAVEAPGHARRELTVTMAEGEKKRVALDAGAVTDEEAATPGVGVSSAGSGKKTFGYVLGGLGIAGVGVGAVTGIMTLGKKSTVDDNCDAQKRCNAEGADAADAGRTLGTISGVSFIVGSVALATGAYLVLSSDEKERPTTALIPGAGSVSVLHRF; encoded by the coding sequence ATGAAGCGATTCGGCTGGGCGCTGGCGGTGATGCTCCTCTCGGCGAGCGCAGGAGCGGCAGGGCGTGATCCAGCCGCCGCCGAAGCACTGTTTCGCCAGGGGCGGGAAGCGGTGACGACCGGCGACTACAAGCTCGCCTGCGAGAAGTTCCACGAGAGCAATCGCCTGGACCCCGCCGCCGGCACCGTGCTCAACATCGCGGACTGCGAAGAGAAGCTCGGCCACCTGGCCACCGCGTGGACGTTGTTCCGTCAGGTAGCGGAGCAGCTCCCGCCCACGGACGAACGTCAGGGTATCGCCAAGGGACGCGCTGCGGCCTTGGAACCGCGCTTGCCGAAGCTCAGCTTGCGGCTATCACCGGACGCGCCCGCCGGCGCCAAGGTGTACCGCGACGGTGTGGTGCTCGGCGCTGCCTCGCTCGACACGCTGCTACCGGTGGATCCGGGCAAGCACGTGCTCGCGGTGGAGGCCCCGGGCCACGCGCGGCGTGAGCTCACCGTCACCATGGCGGAGGGCGAGAAGAAGCGCGTTGCCCTGGATGCGGGTGCGGTCACCGACGAGGAAGCGGCAACGCCGGGTGTCGGGGTGAGCAGCGCGGGATCCGGCAAGAAGACCTTCGGCTACGTGCTCGGCGGTTTGGGCATTGCCGGCGTGGGCGTGGGTGCCGTCACGGGCATCATGACGCTGGGAAAGAAGTCCACCGTGGACGACAACTGCGACGCGCAGAAGCGTTGCAACGCGGAAGGCGCGGATGCCGCGGACGCGGGGCGAACCCTGGGCACCATCAGCGGCGTGAGCTTCATCGTGGGCAGCGTGGCGCTGGCCACCGGCGCCTACCTGGTGCTCTCCAGCGACGAGAAAGAGCGCCCCACCACCGCGTTGATTCCAGGAGCCGGCAGCGTTTCCGTGCTGCATCGGTTCTAG
- a CDS encoding ABC transporter ATP-binding protein, translated as MHPLRRLWRYADRRRRSIVLATLFSVANKMFDIAPEVLIGILVDTVVKRETSLLARLGVVNVEHQLLLLAGLTTLIWILESTFEYLYAVRWRNLAQYIQHDLRLDVYAHVQELPLSYFESKSSGQILSVINDDINQLERFLNGGANDLIQVGVSSVAVSVIFVVLTPQVALVALLPVPLILLGAFYFQKKLEPRYAEVRDRAGVLNGVVNNNLSGLATIKAFVAEKHEMAMVMGRSEDYQNANARAIRVASAITPVIRMGVLSGFVATLFYGGMLTLRGSLAVGAYSVLVFLTQRLLWPLTRLADMTDLYQRAMASTRRALDLLEAPIDVRDGTECWPAGELPGSIELEDVSLSYGDHPALRGVSLNVAPGTTLALVGSTGSGKSSLTKLLLRFYEPSAGRILIDGVDISTLKLSELRGAIGFVSQDVFLVDGTIAENVSYGSFDATRSQIEAAARAAEAHEFVEALPLGYDTRVGERGQKLSGGQRQRIAIARAILKNPRILVLDEATSAVDNETEAAIQRSLATITKERTTVIVAHRLSTIRHAHQICVLEGGRVVEQGTHEELVARGQRYAALWRLQTGEVD; from the coding sequence ATGCATCCCCTCCGTCGCCTGTGGCGCTACGCGGACCGCCGCCGCCGCAGCATCGTCTTGGCCACTCTGTTCTCCGTCGCCAACAAGATGTTCGACATCGCGCCGGAGGTTCTCATCGGCATTTTGGTGGACACCGTGGTGAAGCGCGAAACTTCGCTCCTCGCCCGCCTGGGCGTGGTGAACGTGGAGCACCAGCTGTTGCTATTGGCCGGGCTCACGACGCTGATCTGGATCCTGGAGTCCACCTTCGAGTACCTGTACGCCGTCCGCTGGCGAAACCTCGCGCAGTACATCCAGCACGATCTGCGCCTGGACGTGTACGCTCACGTGCAAGAGCTTCCGCTCTCGTACTTCGAGAGCAAGAGCTCGGGGCAGATCCTGAGCGTCATCAACGACGACATCAATCAGCTCGAGCGCTTTCTCAACGGTGGCGCCAACGACCTCATCCAGGTCGGCGTCTCCAGCGTGGCGGTGAGCGTCATCTTCGTGGTCCTCACACCGCAGGTGGCGCTCGTGGCGCTGCTACCGGTTCCGCTCATTCTCCTGGGTGCCTTCTATTTCCAGAAGAAGCTCGAGCCCCGCTACGCGGAAGTGCGTGATCGCGCGGGCGTGTTGAACGGCGTGGTGAACAACAACCTCTCGGGTCTCGCCACCATCAAGGCGTTCGTGGCCGAGAAGCACGAGATGGCCATGGTGATGGGGCGCAGCGAGGACTACCAGAACGCCAACGCCCGGGCCATTCGCGTCGCCAGCGCCATCACGCCGGTGATCCGCATGGGAGTGCTCAGCGGGTTCGTCGCCACGCTGTTCTATGGCGGCATGCTCACGCTACGAGGCAGCCTGGCGGTGGGCGCCTACAGCGTGCTCGTGTTCCTGACCCAACGGCTGCTCTGGCCCCTCACGCGATTGGCGGACATGACGGACCTGTACCAGCGCGCCATGGCCTCCACCCGCCGCGCGCTGGATCTCTTGGAGGCGCCCATCGACGTGCGCGACGGCACGGAGTGCTGGCCCGCAGGGGAGCTCCCCGGAAGCATCGAGCTCGAGGACGTGTCCCTGAGCTACGGCGATCACCCCGCATTGCGCGGAGTGAGCCTGAACGTGGCTCCGGGCACGACGCTGGCGCTGGTGGGCTCCACCGGCTCCGGCAAGAGCTCGCTCACCAAGCTGCTGCTGCGCTTCTATGAGCCAAGCGCGGGGCGGATCCTGATCGACGGAGTGGACATCTCCACGTTGAAGCTCTCCGAGCTGCGCGGCGCCATCGGCTTCGTGAGTCAGGACGTGTTCCTGGTGGACGGCACGATCGCCGAGAACGTCAGCTACGGCAGCTTCGACGCCACACGAAGCCAGATCGAGGCGGCCGCCCGAGCGGCGGAGGCTCACGAGTTCGTGGAAGCGCTACCTCTCGGCTACGACACCCGGGTGGGCGAACGTGGCCAGAAGCTCTCCGGCGGACAGCGCCAGCGCATCGCCATCGCCCGCGCGATCCTGAAGAACCCGCGCATCTTGGTGCTGGACGAGGCCACCAGCGCCGTGGACAACGAAACCGAAGCCGCGATTCAGCGGAGCCTCGCCACCATCACCAAGGAGCGCACCACGGTGATCGTCGCGCACCGCTTGAGCACCATCCGACACGCGCACCAGATCTGCGTGCTCGAAGGCGGGCGCGTCGTCGAGCAAGGCACCCACGAAGAGCTCGTGGCACGCGGGCAGCGCTACGCCGCCCTGTGGCGGCTGCAAACGGGCGAAGTCGATTAG
- a CDS encoding isocitrate/isopropylmalate dehydrogenase family protein — MADHTVVLIPGDGIGPEVAAAVKRVLEAAQAPVTFVTRYAGEAALERGGEDVLPEDTVSTIREHHVALKGPCTTPVGRGYSSVNVALRRRLNLYAAVRPFRSIGGVKTRYDNVDLIVIRENTEGLYSGIENQITDGVVVSMKVATRVACQRISRWAFRYATHRRRQKITVFHKANIMKMSDGMLLEEARRVHEVDYPNIDYQEVIVDAGHMKLVQDPGQFDILMCENLYGDIVSDLCAGLVGGLGVSPGANIGDDDAVFEAVHGSAPDIAGQGVANPLALLMSATMMLNHLAETRSDARCRDVATKIKQGYDQALSDGKKTRDLGGELTTVGFAEAVIERLNG, encoded by the coding sequence ATGGCTGATCACACGGTGGTGTTGATTCCGGGGGACGGCATCGGCCCGGAGGTGGCGGCGGCGGTGAAGCGCGTTTTGGAGGCGGCCCAGGCGCCGGTGACCTTCGTGACGCGCTACGCGGGGGAAGCGGCGCTCGAGCGTGGCGGAGAAGACGTGCTGCCGGAAGACACGGTGAGCACCATTCGCGAGCATCACGTGGCGCTCAAGGGCCCGTGCACCACGCCGGTGGGGCGAGGGTACTCCAGCGTGAACGTCGCGCTGCGTCGTAGGCTCAACCTGTACGCGGCCGTTCGCCCGTTTCGCAGCATTGGTGGAGTGAAGACCCGCTACGACAACGTGGATCTGATCGTGATCCGGGAGAACACCGAGGGGCTCTACAGCGGTATCGAGAATCAGATTACGGACGGCGTGGTGGTGAGCATGAAGGTCGCCACCCGCGTGGCCTGCCAGCGCATCTCCCGCTGGGCCTTCCGTTACGCCACGCACCGCCGGCGTCAGAAGATCACGGTGTTCCACAAGGCGAACATCATGAAGATGAGCGATGGAATGCTGCTGGAAGAGGCTCGCCGGGTGCACGAGGTCGACTACCCGAACATCGACTACCAAGAGGTGATCGTGGACGCCGGCCACATGAAGCTGGTCCAGGATCCGGGGCAGTTCGACATCCTCATGTGCGAAAACCTGTATGGCGACATCGTGAGTGACCTGTGTGCCGGCTTGGTGGGCGGATTGGGCGTGTCACCCGGAGCCAACATCGGGGACGACGACGCAGTGTTCGAAGCCGTGCACGGATCGGCGCCGGACATCGCCGGCCAGGGCGTGGCGAACCCCCTCGCTCTGCTGATGAGCGCCACCATGATGCTGAACCACTTGGCGGAGACGCGGAGCGACGCCCGCTGCCGGGACGTGGCCACCAAGATCAAGCAGGGCTACGACCAGGCGCTCTCGGACGGAAAGAAGACGCGAGACCTGGGTGGGGAGCTCACGACGGTTGGGTTTGCGGAGGCGGTGATCGAACGTCTGAACGGGTGA
- a CDS encoding CHAD domain-containing protein → MRRIASEQLDAALQELLVEGPGADEAIHEMRKRMKKLRALVRLLRPELGDEVYALENACYRDAARALASAREAAVAVATFKGLVEGAREQIEPSAFDDIGQRLGHLHGHAVQQSHGMNRAEVIESLEAARQRVDTWPLSHKGWRTIGPGFRRTYGRGRDAFGLVRRKPTTERFHDFRKWAKYHFYQVQILEPIWPAALEQRRQALKDLSELLGDEHDLADLRAVLLDTPAQEGQFGALGPLLTLLDQRREALRDRARALAIRLYAESPKAIDDRFHTFFRAYSAEMVPEPPPEHPSDAPPPLTRSDVRSPPPQTQPS, encoded by the coding sequence ATGCGGCGCATCGCGAGCGAGCAGCTCGACGCCGCCCTGCAGGAGCTGCTCGTGGAGGGCCCGGGCGCGGACGAAGCCATCCACGAGATGCGCAAGCGCATGAAGAAGCTCCGCGCCCTGGTGCGACTCCTCCGGCCCGAGCTGGGGGACGAAGTCTACGCCTTGGAGAACGCCTGCTACCGAGACGCCGCCCGCGCGCTGGCCAGTGCGCGCGAAGCCGCGGTGGCCGTCGCCACTTTCAAGGGTCTGGTCGAGGGAGCTCGCGAGCAAATCGAGCCCAGCGCCTTCGACGACATCGGCCAACGCCTCGGCCATTTGCACGGCCACGCGGTGCAGCAGAGCCACGGCATGAATCGGGCGGAGGTGATCGAGTCCCTCGAGGCCGCGCGGCAGCGAGTGGACACCTGGCCGCTCAGCCACAAGGGCTGGCGCACCATCGGCCCCGGCTTCCGGCGCACCTACGGTCGCGGCCGTGACGCCTTCGGCCTCGTGCGACGAAAGCCCACCACGGAGCGCTTCCACGACTTCCGCAAGTGGGCGAAGTACCACTTCTATCAAGTCCAGATCTTGGAGCCGATCTGGCCCGCAGCCCTCGAGCAGCGTCGCCAAGCCCTGAAGGATCTCTCCGAGCTACTGGGAGACGAGCACGATTTGGCAGACCTGCGCGCGGTGCTCCTGGACACCCCGGCACAGGAAGGTCAGTTCGGCGCCCTCGGGCCGCTGCTCACGCTGCTGGATCAACGACGCGAGGCCCTCAGGGATCGCGCCCGCGCCCTGGCGATTCGACTCTACGCGGAGTCCCCCAAGGCGATCGACGATCGCTTTCACACGTTCTTCCGCGCGTATTCCGCAGAAATGGTGCCGGAGCCGCCGCCGGAGCACCCGTCCGACGCGCCGCCGCCGCTCACCCGTTCAGACGTTCGATCACCGCCTCCGCAAACCCAACCGTCGTGA
- a CDS encoding DUF2236 domain-containing protein: MTVSRADIEGELARLEAEVQRPEAGIYGPGSASWKVDRESIIFLAGGRAALLQLAHPFVAHAVDQHSDTRNDPLGRFQRTFDNVFAMVFGDLAQAERSARRVHAIHTRIQGHIAENVGAFAAGSFYEANDENALMWVHATLLDSAILAYEQVLGPLSPLDRRQYYAESRRFARLFGIPQQVLPEDWDAFQAYMRRMLASDVIRVGRPAREMGRFLFSTPKPSARPLFAWLRVMTAGLMPERLRAPFGLSWTRRDRALYAASIAALRRTYPLVPPRLRYVPAYVRATRRLDGVEGPDRVGNLLERIAMSAIDARPRRKRARRAATSG; the protein is encoded by the coding sequence ATGACCGTTTCCCGCGCCGACATCGAGGGAGAGCTGGCCCGGCTCGAGGCCGAGGTGCAGCGGCCGGAGGCCGGGATTTACGGTCCCGGAAGCGCCTCCTGGAAGGTGGATCGGGAAAGCATCATTTTCCTCGCCGGAGGGCGCGCGGCCCTCTTGCAGCTGGCCCACCCGTTCGTGGCGCACGCCGTGGATCAACACTCCGACACCCGAAATGATCCGCTAGGGCGCTTTCAACGCACCTTCGACAACGTGTTCGCCATGGTCTTCGGCGATCTCGCGCAAGCCGAGCGCTCGGCGCGGCGCGTGCATGCCATCCATACGCGGATCCAGGGGCACATCGCGGAAAACGTCGGCGCCTTCGCGGCCGGCTCCTTCTACGAGGCCAACGACGAAAACGCGCTGATGTGGGTTCACGCCACCCTGCTGGACTCGGCCATCTTGGCCTACGAGCAGGTGCTGGGGCCGTTGAGCCCGCTGGACCGACGCCAGTACTACGCGGAGAGCCGGCGCTTCGCGCGGCTCTTCGGAATTCCGCAGCAGGTGCTGCCCGAAGACTGGGACGCGTTTCAGGCGTACATGCGTCGCATGCTCGCGTCGGACGTGATCCGAGTCGGGCGACCCGCGCGGGAGATGGGACGCTTCTTGTTCAGCACGCCGAAGCCGTCGGCTCGGCCGCTGTTCGCCTGGCTGCGCGTGATGACCGCCGGCCTGATGCCGGAGCGCCTGCGCGCGCCGTTCGGCCTCAGCTGGACGCGGCGGGATCGCGCGCTGTACGCGGCGTCCATCGCGGCGCTGCGCCGGACCTATCCGCTGGTGCCCCCGCGCCTGCGCTACGTGCCGGCCTATGTGCGCGCTACGCGGCGCCTCGACGGCGTCGAAGGGCCGGACCGCGTCGGCAATTTGCTGGAGCGCATTGCCATGAGCGCGATTGACGCGCGGCCTCGCAGAAAGCGTGCGCGGCGCGCCGCCACCAGCGGCTGA